A window of Candidatus Purcelliella pentastirinorum contains these coding sequences:
- the pmbA gene encoding metalloprotease PmbA, with translation MKIFNKIHYHKKNLYEIAKKILQVSNKKLCDVNIILSKDIGIKVLTRHGIMNNIEFYDSSNFVITIFLNNRKGIISFNNIELKNICNIIDKVILMTNHLSYDPFVGVPDLDLLAHNYLDLDLFHLWEFNISEAIGLASLAEMTALNFDSRIVSTEGGEFISNVNIKLFANNYDIFNFCISSSYYLSCCVVAKSKNEMERDYFYTVSRKISDLDKPEYIGKNCALRVLKRLNPLKLITGTYPIIFLSDISNHLFKYLVIAISGHNVYRKSTCLYRYLNKEIFPTWLNINERPHILRGLFSSYFDSEGVRTVDHIIVLNGVLKKWLLTSYSGRQLGFKSTGHYDGIHNWFVSHSDISLKSLLCKVDNCILVTELIGQGVNIVTGDYSKGAFGFWVNKGVIEYPINEITISGNLKDMWKNILYLSNDIDKRSNIQCGSILLSDMQVSGL, from the coding sequence GTGAAAATATTTAATAAAATTCATTATCATAAGAAAAATTTATATGAGATAGCTAAAAAAATTTTACAAGTATCTAATAAAAAATTATGTGATGTTAATATCATCCTTAGTAAGGATATTGGGATAAAAGTACTTACTCGTCATGGTATAATGAATAATATTGAATTTTATGATAGTTCTAATTTTGTTATTACTATATTTTTAAATAATCGTAAAGGAATAATTAGTTTTAATAATATAGAGTTAAAAAATATTTGTAATATTATTGATAAAGTTATTTTAATGACCAATCATCTTAGTTATGATCCATTTGTTGGAGTACCAGATTTGGATCTTTTAGCTCATAATTATTTGGATTTAGATTTATTTCATTTATGGGAATTTAATATATCTGAAGCAATTGGATTGGCTTCTTTGGCTGAAATGACTGCATTAAATTTTGATTCAAGAATTGTTAGTACAGAAGGAGGAGAGTTTATATCTAATGTGAATATTAAATTATTTGCTAATAATTATGATATTTTTAATTTTTGTATTAGTAGTAGTTATTATTTATCTTGTTGTGTTGTTGCTAAATCCAAAAATGAAATGGAAAGGGATTATTTTTATACTGTCAGTAGAAAAATTAGTGATTTAGATAAACCAGAATATATTGGTAAAAATTGTGCCTTACGTGTTTTAAAACGTTTAAATCCGCTTAAATTAATAACTGGTACTTATCCAATTATTTTTTTATCTGATATTTCTAATCATTTATTCAAATATTTAGTAATTGCTATTAGTGGACATAATGTTTATCGTAAATCCACTTGTTTATATAGATATTTAAATAAGGAAATATTTCCTACTTGGTTAAATATAAATGAACGTCCTCATATTTTACGTGGTTTATTTTCTTCTTATTTTGATAGTGAAGGAGTTAGGACTGTTGATCATATTATTGTTTTAAATGGTGTATTAAAGAAATGGTTGTTGACTAGTTATTCAGGTCGGCAATTAGGTTTTAAAAGTACAGGACATTATGATGGTATACATAATTGGTTTGTATCTCATAGTGATATAAGTTTAAAAAGTCTTTTATGTAAAGTTGATAATTGTATTTTGGTTACGGAATTAATAGGTCAGGGTGTTAATATAGTTACTGGTGATTATTCTAAAGGAGCTTTTGGATTTTGGGTTAATAAAGGTGTTATTGAATATCCTATTAATGAGATCACTATTTCTGGAAATTTAAAAGATATGTGGAAGAATATATTATACTTAAGTAATGATATTGATAAACGTAGTAATATTCAATGTGGTTCTATATTATTATCTGATATGCAAGTATCTGGTTTATAA
- a CDS encoding DMT family transporter → MYKIITFILFSTVTLTWGTTWIVMKIVIKTIPPIFATGIRFIITAPILIIMAKLIKKPLLFPVGKKYFQIIITIFYFIIPFTLMIYSQKYINSGLASIIFANMPIAILIASKILIKEKTNKKQILGLIIAITSLSIILFTESKINTNIHWQGFILIIISIILHAILYVESKKKYSHISIITFNTIPTLCSGIILLLIGWIIEHPIITNFSINSILAVFYLGIIGGVFGVMCYFTLQKRISTFKSSIVFILFPLISITLENYIYNHKLSTISTLALVPLIISIIIIMTPKDFYLKKNTK, encoded by the coding sequence ATGTACAAAATAATAACATTTATATTATTCAGTACAGTAACACTTACCTGGGGAACTACCTGGATTGTAATGAAAATTGTAATAAAAACAATACCTCCAATTTTCGCTACAGGAATACGTTTCATAATAACAGCCCCAATTTTAATAATAATGGCAAAATTAATAAAAAAACCTTTATTATTTCCTGTAGGAAAAAAATATTTCCAAATAATAATAACTATATTTTATTTTATTATACCTTTTACATTAATGATATATAGCCAAAAATATATAAATTCAGGATTAGCATCAATAATTTTCGCAAATATGCCAATTGCAATATTAATTGCATCTAAAATATTAATAAAAGAAAAAACAAATAAAAAACAAATTTTAGGATTAATAATAGCAATAACATCTTTATCAATAATATTATTTACAGAATCAAAAATAAATACAAATATTCATTGGCAAGGATTCATATTAATCATAATATCAATTATTCTACATGCAATATTATATGTAGAAAGTAAAAAAAAATACTCCCATATATCAATTATAACATTCAATACTATACCAACACTATGTTCTGGTATTATATTACTATTAATAGGATGGATTATTGAACATCCAATAATAACAAATTTTTCCATTAATTCAATATTAGCTGTATTTTATTTAGGAATAATTGGAGGGGTTTTTGGTGTAATGTGTTATTTTACTTTACAAAAAAGAATTTCTACATTTAAGTCATCAATTGTATTTATATTATTTCCATTAATATCTATTACTTTAGAAAATTACATTTATAATCATAAACTATCAACAATATCAACCCTTGCGTTAGTACCATTAATAATAAGTATCATTATTATAATGACTCCAAAAGATTTTTATCTAAAAAAAAATACTAAATAA
- a CDS encoding proline--tRNA ligase — protein MKTTKYFISTLKNISSQTKTISYRLMIKSGMIRKISSGLYAWLPIGIKVIQNLKKIIREEMNKIGCIEINTPIMQPSKLWEKSKRLKTYGSDLIKLKDRKKKKYILAPTHEEIITYLIKKEIKSYKKLPIILYQIQTKFRDEIRPRFGVIRSREFIMKDAYSFHENYKSLTNKYKIICKTYKKIFNRIGLKVYKVHANSGNIGGNISHEFQALANDGEDTIAISKNSNYKANIEVAKYITPKTLPIKFKNKIKKIDIKNVNNLEELTKKYKISKKKIIKVIIVKSNKKNINPFTALLLRSDHQINKTKTKKIKTIKQPLEIIDKKTILKKIGIHPIYLGPIKLNMPIIADNSIKNMNNFISGSNITGKFLKGINWNRDLALPKTMDIRNVVDGDIFPNNKGIINLKKSIEVGHTFQLNNKYSKIMQTYVQNKKGKKKLILMGCYGLGITRIIAALIEQNNDNKGIVWPEEISPFKIAIIPINMYKSIKVYNFTKKIYKKIKKKNIEIILDDRKISTGKIFSDIDLLGIPHIIIISKKNLENNKIEYKSRKNQKSKLINIKNIIDFIDHKLLK, from the coding sequence ATGAAAACAACAAAATATTTTATATCAACTTTAAAAAATATATCATCACAAACAAAAACAATAAGTTATAGATTAATGATTAAGTCTGGTATGATAAGAAAAATATCTTCTGGATTATATGCTTGGTTACCAATTGGAATTAAAGTTATACAAAATTTAAAAAAAATAATAAGAGAAGAAATGAATAAAATAGGATGTATAGAAATCAACACACCTATAATGCAACCAAGTAAATTATGGGAAAAAAGTAAAAGATTAAAAACATACGGATCAGATTTAATAAAATTAAAAGATAGAAAAAAAAAAAAATATATTTTAGCTCCAACACATGAAGAAATTATAACTTATTTAATAAAAAAAGAAATAAAATCTTATAAAAAACTACCAATAATATTATATCAAATACAAACAAAATTTAGAGATGAAATTAGACCTAGATTTGGTGTAATAAGATCGCGTGAATTTATAATGAAAGATGCTTATTCATTTCATGAAAACTATAAATCATTAACAAATAAATACAAAATAATATGTAAAACATATAAAAAAATTTTTAATAGAATAGGACTAAAAGTATATAAAGTTCATGCTAACTCAGGAAATATAGGAGGAAACATATCACATGAATTCCAAGCTTTAGCAAATGATGGAGAAGATACCATAGCAATATCAAAAAATTCAAATTACAAAGCAAATATTGAAGTTGCAAAATATATAACACCAAAAACTTTACCAATAAAATTTAAAAATAAAATAAAAAAAATAGATATAAAAAATGTTAATAATTTAGAAGAATTAACAAAAAAATATAAAATTTCAAAAAAAAAAATAATAAAAGTAATAATTGTTAAATCAAATAAAAAAAATATTAATCCTTTTACAGCACTGTTATTAAGAAGTGATCATCAAATAAATAAAACAAAAACAAAAAAAATAAAAACTATAAAACAACCCTTAGAAATAATAGACAAAAAAACAATATTAAAAAAAATAGGAATACATCCAATATACTTAGGACCAATAAAACTTAATATGCCAATAATAGCAGATAACAGTATAAAAAATATGAATAATTTTATTTCTGGATCTAATATAACAGGAAAATTTTTAAAAGGAATTAATTGGAATAGAGATTTAGCATTACCAAAAACAATGGATATAAGAAATGTAGTAGATGGAGATATTTTCCCAAATAATAAAGGAATAATTAATCTAAAGAAAAGTATAGAAGTAGGACATACTTTTCAATTAAATAATAAATATTCAAAAATAATGCAAACATATGTACAAAATAAAAAAGGAAAAAAAAAACTAATATTAATGGGTTGTTACGGACTAGGAATTACAAGAATTATAGCTGCATTAATTGAACAAAATAATGACAATAAAGGAATTGTATGGCCAGAAGAAATATCTCCATTTAAAATAGCTATAATACCTATAAATATGTATAAATCAATAAAAGTATATAATTTTACAAAAAAAATATATAAAAAAATTAAAAAAAAAAATATTGAAATTATATTAGATGACAGAAAAATATCTACAGGAAAAATATTTTCAGACATAGATTTATTAGGAATACCACATATAATAATCATCAGTAAAAAAAATTTAGAAAATAATAAAATAGAATACAAATCAAGAAAAAATCAAAAATCAAAACTAATAAATATAAAAAATATAATTGATTTTATAGATCATAAATTATTAAAATAA
- the alr gene encoding alanine racemase, with the protein MSRPISIIIDSTILKDNLSIIRKISFNSKFWAVVKSNAYGHGIRYIWKLLSDADGFALVELEDALFLRKMGYVKPILLLEGFFEKNELEIFDRYHLTSCIHSEWQINALEHFKFSAPLDIYVKFNSGMNRFGFDFKDFFVIWNKLRSLKSIGDMTMMTHFVNVDDLNHVKDTRRYISSIIDDYKIKCCFANSAVILFSSYFNYDWVRSGILLYGLSPTGNYRDISKYGLKPVMTFSSKIIFIRDINIGDILGYGNYIVKEKKRIGIVACGYSDGYPRNISISTPVSVDGVITQTIGLISMDTLIVDLTYCPKADIGSNVELWGNNIGIDKVACMSNTISYELISSLSSRIPISLK; encoded by the coding sequence ATGTCAAGACCAATTAGTATTATTATAGATAGTACCATTTTGAAAGATAATTTATCTATTATACGTAAAATTTCTTTTAATTCTAAATTTTGGGCCGTTGTTAAATCTAATGCATATGGACATGGTATTAGATATATTTGGAAATTATTATCTGATGCTGATGGATTTGCATTAGTTGAATTGGAAGATGCTTTGTTTTTAAGAAAAATGGGTTATGTTAAACCTATTTTATTATTAGAAGGGTTTTTTGAAAAAAATGAGTTAGAAATTTTTGATCGTTATCATTTAACAAGTTGTATACATAGTGAATGGCAAATTAATGCTTTAGAACATTTTAAATTTTCTGCACCATTAGATATATATGTTAAATTTAATAGTGGTATGAATAGATTTGGATTTGATTTTAAAGATTTTTTTGTAATATGGAATAAATTAAGATCATTGAAAAGTATAGGTGATATGACAATGATGACACATTTTGTTAATGTAGATGATCTTAATCACGTAAAAGACACTAGAAGATACATATCTTCTATTATAGATGATTATAAAATAAAATGTTGTTTCGCTAATTCTGCAGTTATTTTATTTAGTTCATATTTTAATTACGATTGGGTTCGTTCTGGTATTTTATTATATGGTTTATCCCCGACTGGAAATTATAGGGATATTTCTAAATATGGATTGAAACCTGTTATGACATTTTCTAGTAAAATTATTTTTATTAGAGATATAAATATTGGTGATATATTAGGTTATGGTAATTATATTGTTAAAGAAAAAAAACGTATTGGTATTGTAGCTTGTGGATATTCTGATGGTTATCCTAGAAATATTTCTATTTCTACACCTGTTTCAGTTGATGGTGTTATTACTCAAACTATAGGTTTAATTTCAATGGATACTTTAATTGTTGATTTAACTTATTGTCCTAAAGCAGATATTGGATCTAATGTTGAATTATGGGGGAATAATATTGGTATTGATAAAGTAGCTTGTATGTCAAATACAATATCTTATGAATTAATTTCTTCTTTATCATCTAGAATTCCTATATCGTTAAAATAA
- the truA gene encoding tRNA pseudouridine(38-40) synthase TruA, protein MKIAIGIEYNGKNYSGWQKQKKKITIQYHVEKALSKIANHKIKIICAGRTDKGVHSIGQVAHFITKKKRNNSAWIIGTNSYLPKDITIIWAKKVSTLFHARYSAISRNYKYIIYNNKIRSAILFNELTQCIHPLNIKKMYKASQYLIGEHDFKSFKSKQCQSISSKRKIIQINIFKYKNYIITDIKADAFMYHMVRNIVGSLIEIGKEKKNELWMLKLLNLKNNNLNIPTAPAKGLYLTSINYPKYFNIPIIKISKPLIINEILFI, encoded by the coding sequence ATGAAAATTGCAATAGGTATAGAATATAATGGAAAAAATTATTCAGGATGGCAAAAACAAAAAAAGAAAATAACAATACAATACCATGTTGAAAAAGCGTTATCAAAAATAGCAAATCACAAAATAAAAATTATTTGTGCTGGTAGAACTGACAAAGGAGTCCATAGCATAGGACAAGTAGCACATTTTATAACAAAAAAAAAAAGAAATAACTCTGCTTGGATAATTGGTACAAATTCATATTTACCAAAAGATATAACAATAATATGGGCAAAAAAAGTATCAACATTATTCCATGCACGTTACAGCGCAATTTCTAGAAACTACAAATATATTATATATAATAACAAAATTAGATCAGCAATTCTATTTAATGAACTAACACAATGTATACATCCTTTAAATATAAAAAAAATGTATAAAGCTAGTCAATATTTAATAGGAGAACACGATTTTAAATCATTTAAATCTAAACAATGTCAATCAATTTCATCAAAAAGAAAAATAATACAAATTAATATTTTTAAATATAAAAATTATATCATTACAGATATTAAAGCAGATGCTTTTATGTATCATATGGTAAGAAATATAGTAGGAAGCTTAATTGAAATAGGTAAAGAAAAAAAAAACGAATTATGGATGTTAAAATTACTAAATTTAAAAAATAACAACCTAAACATACCTACAGCACCAGCAAAAGGACTTTATTTAACATCAATAAATTATCCCAAATATTTTAATATTCCAATAATAAAAATATCAAAACCATTAATAATAAATGAAATATTATTTATTTAA
- the tilS gene encoding tRNA lysidine(34) synthetase TilS, translated as MYYLKKIIDIKKKYLVAYSGGLDSTVLLHKLFLLRESGFVRFIRAVYVNHGISINADDWEYHCIQQCKNWNIPLVLLNISLNGKGNLEAELRYKRYSIMCKILIKEEILLTAHHLDDQCESVLLALKRGSGLSGLSAIREKMYFNNYHLILRPFLFITRKELKFWAEFYNLVWVEDFSNNDIRYDRNFLRHKVIPILLKRWPFFSRSCFISAKHCKNEKYLLNYFIDLELKKYLFYDGSLNISSFFHMDFILCNAILKRWIEYHKIKFFSRSFLNKLYNEVIMSSLDSNPKLKIFKYEVRRYRNIIYLIKIFPSLKNLILLWNKPWNICYLPYSSGILLVDSKGFSLRKPNYDEEVNIRFEVYGEYYIFGRKHKRKIKKLWQEFNIPPWMRNRIPLIFYNNMFISALGVFVTIDGYCNINCWKISMKLNK; from the coding sequence ATGTATTATCTTAAAAAAATAATTGATATTAAAAAAAAATATTTAGTAGCATATAGTGGTGGGTTAGATTCTACTGTTTTGTTACATAAATTATTTTTATTAAGAGAATCTGGTTTTGTTCGTTTTATTAGAGCAGTATATGTTAATCATGGTATTAGTATTAATGCTGATGATTGGGAATATCATTGTATTCAGCAATGTAAAAATTGGAATATACCTTTAGTTTTATTGAATATTTCTTTAAATGGTAAAGGTAATTTAGAAGCTGAATTGCGTTATAAGAGATATAGTATAATGTGTAAAATATTAATTAAGGAGGAAATTCTTTTAACTGCTCATCATTTGGATGATCAATGTGAAAGTGTATTGTTAGCTTTAAAAAGAGGTAGTGGTTTATCTGGTTTATCTGCTATTCGTGAAAAGATGTATTTTAATAATTATCATTTGATTTTAAGACCATTTTTGTTCATTACTCGTAAGGAATTAAAGTTTTGGGCAGAATTTTATAATTTAGTTTGGGTGGAAGATTTCAGTAATAATGATATTAGATATGACAGAAATTTTTTACGTCATAAAGTTATACCTATATTATTAAAAAGATGGCCTTTTTTTTCAAGATCTTGTTTTATAAGCGCTAAACATTGTAAAAATGAAAAGTATTTATTAAATTATTTTATTGATCTTGAATTGAAAAAATATTTGTTTTATGATGGTTCTCTTAATATTTCTTCTTTTTTTCATATGGATTTCATATTATGTAATGCAATCTTAAAAAGATGGATTGAATATCATAAAATTAAATTTTTTAGTAGATCATTTTTAAATAAATTATATAATGAAGTTATTATGAGTAGTTTAGATTCAAATCCAAAATTAAAAATATTTAAATATGAAGTTAGAAGATATAGAAATATTATATATTTAATAAAAATTTTTCCTTCATTAAAAAATTTAATTTTATTATGGAATAAACCATGGAATATTTGTTATTTACCTTATTCTTCAGGAATATTATTGGTAGATTCCAAGGGATTTTCGTTGAGAAAACCTAATTATGATGAAGAGGTTAATATTAGATTTGAGGTTTATGGTGAATATTATATATTTGGAAGGAAACATAAGCGTAAAATAAAAAAATTATGGCAGGAATTTAATATTCCTCCATGGATGAGAAATAGAATACCTCTTATTTTCTATAACAACATGTTTATATCTGCTTTAGGTGTTTTTGTCACAATTGATGGTTACTGTAATATCAATTGTTGGAAAATTTCTATGAAATTAAATAAATAA
- a CDS encoding 1-acylglycerol-3-phosphate O-acyltransferase, translating to MLFILRFVFLLIFSIFFIFFGIIYCLIHPRNPSNLFKFSFIICKLNRLLGITLEVRKPINIKYRSNVIYISNHQNNYDLIAAAGILQDFTVTVGKRNILLIPFFGLFYWLSGNFLIERFKCIKAYNTLLKIVSALKNKKISVWMFPEGTRSNGRGILSFKTGAFYMAILAKIPIVPIIISNIHNKVNLNRFNNGLVIVEMLSPIEVHDFIDMSVRELTVYCNKLIKDKFFKLNNEIYLREN from the coding sequence ATGTTATTTATATTACGTTTTGTTTTTTTATTAATTTTTTCTATTTTTTTCATTTTTTTTGGTATAATTTATTGTTTAATTCATCCTCGAAATCCTAGTAATTTATTTAAATTTTCTTTTATTATTTGTAAACTTAATAGGTTATTAGGTATTACATTAGAAGTACGTAAGCCTATTAATATAAAATATCGTAGTAATGTTATTTATATTTCTAATCATCAAAATAATTATGATTTGATTGCGGCAGCTGGTATACTACAGGATTTTACTGTTACTGTAGGAAAACGAAATATATTGTTGATTCCTTTTTTTGGTTTATTTTATTGGTTGTCAGGTAATTTTTTAATTGAAAGATTTAAATGTATTAAAGCATATAATACTTTATTAAAAATAGTTAGTGCTTTAAAAAACAAAAAAATATCAGTTTGGATGTTTCCTGAAGGTACTAGGAGCAATGGTAGAGGTATATTGTCTTTTAAAACCGGTGCATTTTATATGGCTATATTAGCTAAAATACCTATTGTTCCTATTATAATATCTAATATTCATAATAAAGTAAATTTAAATAGATTTAATAATGGTTTAGTAATAGTTGAAATGTTATCTCCTATTGAAGTACATGATTTTATTGATATGTCTGTACGTGAATTAACTGTTTATTGTAATAAATTAATTAAGGATAAATTTTTTAAATTAAATAATGAAATTTATTTAAGAGAAAATTAA
- the ribB gene encoding 3,4-dihydroxy-2-butanone-4-phosphate synthase: MSSKKFIYYFKDFIYRVERAVDSLCNGNGVILLDNKDRENEGDIIFSAEKMNIEQMALTIRHGSGIVCLCLTEERRYQLDLPMMVKDNTSIYGTSFTVTIEAAHGVSTGVSAKDRLTTIRAAIADNAQPSDLHRPGHVFPLVSSIEGLYSRKGHTEASIALVKLANLKPFSVLCELINDDGSMSKLPELIILSDKYSMPLLTIDDLYLYYNFHDISFV; the protein is encoded by the coding sequence ATGAGTAGTAAGAAATTTATTTATTATTTTAAAGATTTTATATATAGGGTAGAACGTGCTGTAGATTCTTTATGCAATGGTAACGGTGTTATTTTATTAGATAATAAGGATAGGGAAAATGAAGGTGATATTATATTTTCTGCTGAGAAAATGAATATAGAACAAATGGCGTTAACTATTCGTCATGGTAGTGGGATAGTTTGTTTATGTCTTACGGAAGAACGTAGATATCAATTAGATCTACCTATGATGGTTAAAGATAATACTAGTATTTATGGTACTAGTTTTACTGTTACTATAGAAGCTGCTCATGGTGTATCAACAGGTGTTTCTGCTAAAGATAGATTAACAACTATACGTGCAGCTATTGCTGATAATGCTCAACCTAGTGATTTGCATCGTCCTGGTCATGTTTTTCCTTTGGTATCATCTATTGAAGGTCTCTACTCTCGTAAAGGTCATACTGAAGCTTCAATAGCTTTAGTTAAATTAGCCAATTTAAAGCCATTTAGTGTGTTATGTGAATTAATTAATGATGATGGTTCGATGTCTAAATTACCAGAATTAATAATTTTATCTGATAAATATTCTATGCCTTTATTAACAATAGATGACTTGTATTTATATTATAATTTTCATGATATATCTTTTGTATAG
- the hldE gene encoding bifunctional D-glycero-beta-D-manno-heptose-7-phosphate kinase/D-glycero-beta-D-manno-heptose 1-phosphate adenylyltransferase HldE, with amino-acid sequence MESIFLNFNSVNVLVVGDVMLDRYCYGIVNSVANDAPVPILNVKDIKDIPGGAANVAMNVNSLGAKVRLIGLIGDDEHGQILKRLLNDAKISYNFITLKSFSTITKFRILSQDQQLIRLDFESELNNNINNLIFDYVIKFLSCYDVLIISDYGKGTLVDIDIIVNAAKKKNIPVLIDPKGSDFIRYKGATVLTPNIIEFESVVGKCVDDAQIFTKGIKLLNDLDLYGLLITRSEHGMTLLRNGKNPLNFSSTADKVYDVTGAGDTVIAVLATSFASGYSLERSCYLSNLAAGIIVGKFRTSSINLLELLNNVMSGIDNNFNIVDINYLKYLVNLSRKQKEKIVMIYGVFNVLHVNHINFIIKASSIGDRLIVAVNNGYSINKLSNKDSLIQTLKDRMFLLSSLKYIDWIVSFKDNNLNFIIKEILPDFLIKYDNFSENEFIADEQILSYGIKILNFNIKQNIITNYSV; translated from the coding sequence ATGGAATCAATTTTCTTAAATTTTAATTCTGTTAATGTATTGGTTGTTGGTGATGTTATGTTAGATCGTTATTGTTATGGTATTGTTAATTCTGTTGCTAATGATGCTCCTGTACCTATTTTAAATGTTAAAGATATTAAAGATATACCTGGTGGAGCTGCTAATGTTGCAATGAATGTCAATAGTTTAGGTGCTAAAGTTAGATTAATTGGATTAATAGGTGATGATGAACATGGTCAAATATTAAAAAGATTATTAAATGATGCAAAAATTTCTTATAATTTTATTACTTTAAAATCTTTTAGTACTATTACTAAATTTAGAATTTTATCTCAAGATCAACAATTGATTAGGTTAGATTTTGAAAGTGAATTAAATAATAATATTAATAATTTGATTTTTGATTATGTAATTAAATTTTTATCTTGTTATGATGTATTAATTATATCTGATTATGGTAAAGGTACATTAGTTGACATAGATATTATTGTTAATGCTGCAAAAAAGAAAAATATACCTGTACTAATTGACCCTAAGGGTTCTGATTTTATACGTTATAAGGGAGCAACTGTATTAACACCTAATATTATTGAGTTTGAGTCTGTAGTCGGTAAATGTGTTGATGATGCTCAAATTTTTACTAAGGGTATTAAATTATTAAATGATTTAGATTTATATGGATTATTAATTACTCGTTCTGAACATGGTATGACTTTGTTAAGAAATGGAAAGAATCCATTAAATTTTAGTTCTACTGCTGATAAAGTTTATGATGTTACTGGTGCTGGTGATACTGTTATTGCTGTTTTAGCAACTAGTTTTGCTAGCGGTTATTCTTTGGAAAGGTCTTGTTATTTATCAAATTTAGCAGCTGGTATTATTGTTGGTAAATTTAGAACTTCATCTATAAATTTATTGGAATTATTGAATAATGTCATGTCTGGAATAGATAATAATTTTAATATTGTTGATATTAATTATTTAAAATATTTAGTGAATTTATCTAGAAAACAAAAAGAAAAAATAGTTATGATATATGGGGTTTTTAATGTTTTACATGTCAATCATATTAATTTTATAATAAAGGCCAGTAGTATTGGTGATCGTTTAATAGTTGCTGTAAATAATGGCTATTCTATTAATAAATTAAGTAATAAAGATAGTTTAATACAGACTTTAAAAGATCGTATGTTTTTATTAAGTTCTTTAAAGTATATTGATTGGATTGTATCTTTTAAAGATAATAATTTAAATTTCATTATTAAAGAAATTTTACCAGATTTTTTGATTAAATATGATAATTTTTCTGAAAATGAATTTATTGCTGATGAGCAAATTTTGTCTTATGGTATTAAGATTTTAAATTTTAATATTAAGCAAAATATAATAACAAATTATTCTGTTTAA